In Micropterus dolomieu isolate WLL.071019.BEF.003 ecotype Adirondacks linkage group LG09, ASM2129224v1, whole genome shotgun sequence, the DNA window ggccacatAACATTTACTCATTAAGTGCATCAAACTCACTCTTTTATAAACTGAGTTTATTCCCCGGCTCCATAGATTTTATTACAGCTGTACCTAAATAAAGATTCCATCAATACTAAACAGATAATCACACATTTACTCAATGTTCTGCCAACAAACCTCTGGACCTGTTGGCCCCGCGGGGTCCTCATATTCCAGGGGTCGCCAAATAGGtgtggcatcgggccaaatagTTTTaagccgttacatggcgggccagaatATAGTGGATTTTTTCCCCACCCCTTGGATATTCGCGTGCATGTTCTGCCCAGTCGGTAGTGTGCGGGACTCCCCCccgtttttttttctcccttgtttaacaattataaggacactttccGACAcgctcactgtgtgtgtgcatcccaGCATTTGATCTGCATTCATAAACCTGTGGACGCTTATTGTCGCGAACTCTGATCCATCTGGGTTAGCGTCTGCGACTTGGTGGttattttacttattaaaatatctattattattttcagactgtgtggTTTCCCGCCTTTGTCACTTACTGTTGAGCCATGTTGTGAtaactgccccatcaccaccccaacaTCTTTGCTTTCTGTGGTGACCCAGGGGAGACGGGTCACAGAGAGCATCACGGAGCTGTGCTAACTACGCTGTCAGGAGGGTGGACAACAAGGATAAGCAACTTTAACATGGACTATTGTCTGAAATCTTTGCTcccagaggaagaagaaatgcaATTAGGCTGTGGACCTTCCCCTCGCAAAGGGAGGGTTTCAGCTGTTGAAGTTGACAAACAATAGTTGGTCTGTGTTGTCATTTATTCCTGAGGCAAAACGGTCTAAAGCAACCAGGCAGCTACACTTGGAACGGGATAACCTGCCTGTAGAGACACTTGTAAACTAAAGTCGTCATTAAATGTGAACCTCACCCAACAGTAAATACTCCGCTGATCTACAGGACATAAAAACCAGcttacattttacacaaaaagATGTGGATAACATTAATGTAGCTCGTCTGAGATTTCACGTGTCTTTCCTTGAGTAAAcgctgtatgtttgtatgtttagGAAGCAGAGGTGCAGTAAGAGGAAGCCAGAAGGCAATTAAAATGTGCATTGGGTTCTACAGGAGCCAATAAATTGTGAAAAagtaaatattgatttaaagGGGGCAGTTCTAATAAAAAGCACAGTCCTCTACCTGTCTGTTCTGTgtaaaacaaagataaaactctaatccagccatgatgtgtgtcaGTAACAAGGACTCGCCCACGGCCTTCAAGAAGCACGACGCAGTGTGCATCACATGACTCGGACCAACCCTCGCCTGCCTGGAGTGAAAGCCTGGGTATGGCTGCTGAAGATATCGCAGCAGAGGTTCTGTCCTCCTCAAGGGGAGATATTTCTAAAATCATAAGGGATAAGCTTAAAAGTGCACTAGCGGATTTTGATGGACTTAAATCGGAACTGCAACAAGTGAGGTCTGAAATCGCAAACAGCAAGAAAGCAATCCAAGTGGAAGTCGACCACGTGAAGACTGACATTCGGGACATGAAAACACTTCAAAACCAGGTGGGAACTCTCAAAGATCGATGCGAAGACATGGAGGGGAGAGAATGAGACAGAGCAACATCAGGAGAGCAATCGGACTCCAGCTCCTATAAAACGGTTGCTAAAGTTATCAGAGACGTATTACAGATGGACCGGATCGCTCGCCACGCACGCCCATCACCAGAACCCTGAGAGACCGGGAAAAGCCAGGGGTGCTCATCGCTAAATTACATTATGATGAAGACGCAGCGGAGGTCTTGAGGAGAGCCCGGGACAGAGCCCCACTGATCACCCATGGAAATCGGATCGCCATATTCCCCGATCACACAAGGGTGTGATTCCACAGCCGAGGTGCCTGATggctgaaggctctggctccTATTCTACATCTGGAGACCCTCAGCACTACAAGCAGCGCTGCATTTAGGGAGCTCAGTGTTCTAGTGGGGCAGTATGGTGTAAGGAGTTCTTTCAAAAaggatggtgcctgaccattaagggctttgtatgTAAGAAggagtattttaaaatcaaatctcAATTTTACGGGGAGCCAGTgcaaagttactaaaacaggggtgatatgaTCTCTCCTACTGGTTCTTGACAGTATGCGTGCAGCAGTGTTTTGTATTGAGCgatttttttgagcagcctgaaaGCACAGAGTTCCAGTAGTCGAGCCTTGAGGTAACAAATGCGTGGACAAGTTTCTCTGCATCAACTCGATGCAGAAGATTTCTAATATTCACAATATTGCGAAGGTGATAATAGGCAGTCCTTGTAGTTtgctttatgtttgtgttaaaagACAGGTCTTGATCAAAAATAACTCCCAGAGttctcacagtggtgctggaggccaaggcaaTGCCATCCAAGGCAACTATGTCTGCAGACAATGTGTCTCGGAGGAGTTTGGGTCCAAGTACTACAACCTCAGTTTTTTCAGAGTTCAACATCAAGAAATTAAAAGACATCCACGTCCACATCCACGTTTGAAGCCTAGCTAACTGGTTGGTTTCATCAGGTCTGATTGAAAggtataactgagtatcatcagcataacaatgaaagtttatacTGTGGTTCCTAATGATATTACCTAGCGGAAGCATATACAAGGTGAATAATATAGGTCCAAGGACTGAatcttgtggaactccatgggCGACAACTCCCTGTTTACTATTCGAATTCCAATGGGTTTAATAAACAGGGTGAAATGTAGCACACAGCTGACATAATATGACGCTCCTTATATGAGACGGGATCCTAGTTCCTTTTGGCTatcattttccatttaattattttctttaccaCTGACATTTCATCAGTAGCTAGCATGAGAAGCGACTGAAAACATTCTTACAGTATGATATTGCGGGTAATTGAGAGGATTTACTGCCATAAGGAGCTGTGTGATTTGATATTCCTGTGTTGGGCTCTGCAgtaattattcattttatttcattttcttttttccccttagctcaaagcacagtcAAACTAGACTGTGCATCCTTCCTGCTTGACTAAGCGGCGGGGGGGCTAGGTACTAGCTACCAAGTACTGTTAGTAATATTAGTTGATCAAAGTATTCATACGCTGTATGTGTTTCCCTGTCCTGATTCCTTTGTTCCCCCAGGATCCTGTGTTAAACATTAGCATGATAAGGTTAAccccctttttttaaattcacattttcatAGCTCTGGATGAAGGTAACAAACATTGGCACAGCTGTAATTATTATTCTTGTTTACCCCACTCCTTAAGGTCTTATGTAACAAAGCACAGCCCTtgtgaaatatgttttcttCCACCTCCCATCCTTCCTCCCCAGCTCCGAGTACCAGGGAATCAAGGCATATTCTAAATACTGTGAGTAATGGGTACACTAAACATTATAAGCTGTAATGTGAAGGGCTTCCATAATCCtgttaagaaaaagaaaatattactcCAGTTAAAACAAGCTTATTGTCAGCATTTCGACAGGAAACCCACCTACCTGATGTAGAACATGAAGTTAAAATGAAGTTAGTAAGTTAAAAAAGTCATGGGCAGAAAAAGTATATTATTCTTCCAACAGCTCTGGGAGACAGAAAGGAGTCTCAATACTTATAAACAGACAAATTAAtttcacagaaacatttttacaaaaaggTACAGAGGGGAGATATATTCTGGTTAACGGATGAATCGATGGTGTATAAACATCCTTAATAAATGTCTATGCAAATGAAGGTGACTAGCCTGGATTTATTATGACACTGTTAGAAAAATGTGCTATGCTTAAGTATTTTAAACTGTTGCAAACTTGTCTAAAACTTGAAAGGTGAagcatttaacattttcaataaatttATACACTCTCAGGAACTGGTGTCTCgaagcagacaggaaacaccTACAAGCGAAAGACATGGCGTAAGCTAGATAACAGTTCCTGTCTATCTTTAAGTGACATATGATATAGATAAAGACTCTTACTGCTACTTTTTCatgaacaagaaatgttaaatgttttgtaaaaacacactccttgctgctgatCTGACTATAATATTAGTTAATAAAatcgggagagactgctttgtttgggggtgaaagCAATGTTTCCCATAATTATAAGTTGGATAataattagtgctgggcaatgattaaattttttaatcgcgattaatcgcattgttaatcacaaaattgaataatgaattctaaagtagtgtattgcacacttttgatttaaatgtactgctatatacacaaaagtgcaataacatgtggtttgcaaacactttaaacaaataaggtgctttttaccagcagtgttccctttacacagtggcaataaaatatttcttgtaaatctcaacttaatcattaatttaatcaaataaaatattaaaccaaagctatttgccactgccagggcattaccttttatctagcttgttaaaacaagttccCGGTCCCTAGATGTGGAAAAAAGGCATTTGATCAAGTATCTATGTATTTCAAACATTAAAACTATTTAGATTTGGCCCTAACTTTATAAATTGGATACAAACACTCCCGACAGGCAGCTGTCAAGGTTAATGGAAAAAGATCAAAGAGATTTACTCTAGAAAGAGGTTGCAGACAAGGCTGTTCTCTGTTACCCCTACTGTCAGCTATTAGCATTGATAGTAGCATAAAAGGAATTGTAATAGACAGAgaagaacaaaaaatataattatatgcagatgatgtattatTGTATCAGACAGAACCCAAGacaacaatattacatttaaaaggACTAATTTCTTCGGCAAGGGCATCTCTCGGGATACAAGGTAATGTGGACAAGACAGAGGATATGGATGTAAGTGGCACAATCTCAGAAAGTGTTAAATCACAGAGTGTATTCAAGTGACCAAAAGAAGGCCTTAAATATCTTGGCATTTACATTCCTCAGTCTCTACATGACCTATATTATCGAAAGCATCCGCATGATGCACGTGTTGCCCAGACTACTCTATTTATTTCAGATGTTAACTGTGGAAATTCCAAAACCAACCTTTGATAATCTCAACAACATATTGGGATTTGTATGGCAAAAAAACCCCGTGGGATTAGTCTTAAACTTCCGAATCTAAAATATTATTTCTGGGCTGCACAAATGAAACGTTTGATAGTGTGGATTCAAAATAGTTCATACACTCGCTGGCACAATATTGAAAGGAATATGTGCCCACAGCCCCTGCAAATTCCACCTTTTCTAGATACCCCTGTAAAAGAAATGGCAGTTTGGACGAAAACCACTATAAGAATTTGGAATAAAATACGGTCAGTCTTTGGACTACAAAAGGTAATGTCACTATTAACTAGCATGGGATTTGTGAAGACCTTCACACCTAACAACTTAGATATTGGCTTTAGAAAATGGTCAGATCGTGGACTGAAGGATGACAATCTGAAGACATTTGAACAGTTGAAAAATGAGTTCAATCTTCCTAAGACTGATTTCTTTAGATATCTACAGCTAAACACTTTTCTAACacataaattgtttttaatagaAATACAAATGGACAGTGGAAaccagaaaataatcagtaaaatatttcatatatttttgtCTATGAATAGGTATGACTCTATACATTTAAAGCGAAGATGGGAGGGAAGGATCAATTTACGCTTGGAGGGAGATATATACTGAAGCACACTTAGCCAGAAGCTCATACACTtggaactttttttttcagaacaCCAGAAATAACTGCCTTAATGGGCCCAACCCAACCCAGTTCGTGCTGGAGTAACTGTGGAATACAAAAATCCAACCACACTCATATTTTCTGGAAGTTTGTTTTGGCAAGAAGTATTTGATGCCCTCAAATAGGTTTTCAAACGGGACATTCCTCAAAGCCCTACAGTTGTTGGGAGCAGTACCTGAGGATATGGACAGGAAGGCTGAGAAATATTTACTGAATATATTGCTCACAGCggcattaaaatgtataaacccTAAAGTGGGTGACACCAGATCCTCCCACATACAATGTATGGACCCAAAAAGTATGGAGCCTATATTAGATGGAGCAAATTACATATTCATTAAGGCTCCAAAGATCCACTTTTCTTAAATGATGGAGTCCTGTTGACTCAAGTCCCCCAAGTTTAGGCTACCTTTCACACTTCCTGTGCATACACCGCTAGTGTACACGCCATCTGTTCCAGGAGTACATACTTCATCTGCATTTTTGTCCAGGATGAACAACTTGGGGTGAAAGGCTTCTCGTTCTCTTCCTGCACTGATGAGGTCTGATTGATCTAGTTTATGTGTGGATGTATTTAGTTATGCAAATTTGTATACATCTATGTAGGTATAGGTGCgtgagtgtatatgtgtgcatgtgtgtacatatacatgtatatatatgggtatatacagtatattccagtggacacaaattattattattttactccccccccccaacatttcttttactttccGTGTTGCCTTCTTGTTCAATATTTGATATGTACAAATGCTACATACAACTGTCAAAGAAACTCAGGCTATGAAGGTGTGTATATTATATCGTTGGggataaaactaaaaaaaaattaagcaaaaaataaataaataagagaagctgcagagcgccctctggtgggcaaactatgtaACACTCATGATCTGAGGGAAGGATCTTTTTCAATAGTTATAAATGAGCTGTTATATACGCTGATGCAGATTTATCAgcaagtagcttatatcggcTGATAtctgcaaaacaacaaatcggtcgggctctacattttactgttttattactACAGGACTTTACTGCTTTCACAATGAAATGAGATTGGAGAAAAAGTGTTGAAACATACTGAATCCCAAATCCTCAATCCCCAAatcccaatcctaaataccaaattcatttgacttcgacttttagtttcagttttagACTTGTAGTTTTAGTTCTGACCCAGTAATCCCTCCATCTTTTCATGTGTGTAGTATAAGTAAGAGAAAAGTAAGTCGCccagggctcaacgttaaacttttCTGCAACTGGCCCCACTGGGCCAGttggtttgaaacttactggccctccttccaaaagttatttatcagtgttttagcaaaaccaaagacttataagttatgttattctgttaacatgtttaatcggttattaaatacatcctggatataataaaactaaacaaatatgtaatcacaattaaaattataaaaaataaaaaggttaacaaaacaatttactttacaggtcgccatggtagcggcctgtcaatcacaaggtagtcccgcccaAAAGCATATGTTGcattatcgtctattttcccctaaataggaccataacaGCCAGCGGCCTcgcccctgctggctgttagagagaatgcaggtttaagttctgTCTGCATCTTTTCACTTTCAAACCCAGAGGTTGCCACTTGATTGttattagagaaataacatctGACAACCACTCGTCACGTAACTACAAATCTGGATTGGACAACGGTGCACGCCATGAGCTGCAaagcaactgcaggatgttgagtttctaatttattttttttaaacactaatgtttttgcagtgGCCCGATCGGGCCAGTGggttgctagttcaactgtcccgacGTTACTTTTTACTTGCCCCGAGCCATCGTTATTGTCAAGCCCTGTCCCCCATTTTGCAGCTTGACCACACTCTAACACTTCTCTGTAGACGACCAGTCGTCTTCACTGTCAGAGTCAACAGTCTCAGAAGAGTCTTCAGTCTCAGGTTGTAAATGTTTATCTGGATCAGAGATCCTGGCTGGTTCAGATTCTCCACAGTCCTCTCTATCAGCTTCTGTTTccacctgttctcatctgttCAGCTGAGCTGCTGGTTCGAGGCTCTGCCTCTTTGTTCTCCGGTGTAGTTTCCATGTAAGAACTCACCaacacacttgtgttttttgAGTTTATGCCAATTGAATCTTCTGTCACATACATTGCAGCtgaatggtttctctcctgtgtggcgTCTCGTGTGTCTCTTCCAATCTCCCTTGTGAGTAAATCTTTTCCCACACTCAGAGCAGTcatatggtttctctcctgtatGAGTTGTCAGATGTGCCCGCATATGACCCTTTTGAGTAAATCTTTTCCcacacacagagcagccatAAGGTTTCTCTCCTGTATGAGTTTTCATGTGTGTCTGCAAAGTTCCCTTTAAAGTAAATCTTTTCCCACACTCAGAGCAGCTATATTGTTTCTCTCCTGTATGAGTTTTCATGTGTGTCTGCAAATCTCCCTTTTGAGTAAATCTTTTCCCACACTCGGAGCAGCtgaatggtttctctcctgtgtgcgTTCTTTTGTGTGTCTGCAAATGTCCCTTTTGAGTAAATCTTTTCCCACACTCGGAGCAGGtgaatggtttctctcctgtgtgcgTTCTCGTGTGTCTCTGTAAAGTTCCCTTTAAAGTAAATCTTTTCCCACACTCAGAGCAGCTGTATAATTTCTCTCCTGTATGAGTTTGCATATGTGTCTGCAAAGTTCCCTTTAGAGGAAATCTTTTCCCACACTCAGAGCAGCTGAATAGTTTCTCTCCTGTATGCGCTCTCCTGTGTGTCTGCAAATGTCCCTTTTGAGTAAATCTTTTCCCACACTCAGAGCAGCCATATAGTTTCTCTCCTGTATGAGTTTTCATGTGTGTCTGCAAATGTCCCTTTAAAGTAAATCTTTTCTCACACTCAGAGCAGCTATATAGTTTCTCTCCTGTATGAGTTTTCATGTGTGTCTGCAAATCTCCCTTTTGAGTAAATCTTCTCCCACACTCAGAGCAGCcatatggtttctctcctgtgtgcgTTCTTGTGTGTCTCTGCAAATGTCCCTTTTGAGtaaatgttttctcacacacagagcagctgtatggtttctctccagtgtgcgTTCTCATGTGTATTCgcaatgttgtttttatggTAAATCTTTTCCCACACACCGTGCAGCTAAACCATTTTTTGTCAGTAATGTGTGTCCTACGACTGACTAGGACTTCTTTATTATTAGGAGAGTTTAAACCTGACTTAGGTTCTGTGGTTGCCTCCCAGTCATCACTGTCTTCGGTCTCAGATGGTGAAAGTCTATTTAGATCAGAGTTCCTGGCTGGATCTGGTCCTCCACTATCCTCTCCATCAGCTTCCATCTGTTCAGTTTggctttgatgaagctgtgaggactgaggtttctcttcatcatcatcttcttcactcttcacagggacaggagtgaatgggaacttggtgatatcagcctcctccagccctGGAAgttgctctccctcctgactggtccagagttcctcttgttcctctttaatgtgtgggggcTCTGGATCCTCCTGGTCTAGACTGAGGCTccactcctctttaatgtgtaggggctgtgggtcctcctggtccagactggggctccactcCTCTCTAATGTGTGTGggctctgggtcctcctggttcagactggggctccactcCTCTCTAATGTGTAGGggctctgggtcctcctggtctAGACTGAGGCTCcattcctctttaatgtgtgggggctctgggtcctcctggtctAGACTGAGGCTccactcctctttaatgtgtgggggctctgtgtcctcctggtccagaatGGGGCTCCACTCCTCTCTAATGTGTAGGggctctgggtcctcctggtGAAGACTGGGGCTCCACTCCTCCCTAATGTGTGTGGGgtctgggtcctcctggtctAGACTGAGACTCATCTCCTCTTTATTTTGTAGGGGCTCTgtgtcctcctggtccagaatGGGGCTCCACTCCTCTCTAGTGTGTGGGggctctgggtcctcctggtccagaatGGGGCTCCACTCCTCTCTAATGTGTGTGggctctgggtcctcctggtctAGACTGAGACTCATCTCCTCTTTATTTTGTAGGggctctgggtcctcctggtccagaatggggctccactcctctctaatgtgtgggggctctgggtcctcctggtccagaatggggctccactcctctctaatgtgtgggggctctgggtcctcctggtccagaatGGGGCTCCACTCCTCTCTAATGTGTGTGGGgtctgggtcctcctggtctAGACTGAGACTCATCTCCTCTTTATTTTGTAGGGGatctgggtcctcctggtccagactggggctccactcTTGCTCTTCTTTGCTCCCCGACAGCTGCTGGATGTCTgctataaaaggaaacacacagacagacattaaAGCAGACACAGCAAGACTGCACTAACACCTTATAGTaggtctctctcctctctcctcctatcactttctgcaggtgttctCCTCTTTGGAGaccagacttgctaaccctcccgtttttcactgccctctccagGCTCAGCAGCGTGTTTAATGTTACGGTGACAGACGTGAATGTAGATTcatttctgaaacagtttggcagttctagcctgtcctctcatttctctctaatttattaCTTATTAATATTTTCTAACATTGCCAACATAATCCTACATTTCTATTTAAGGCCCCGCCCACACTGCTGCGTTTTCTTtcaaaacggagaccttttgctacgtttgcacctcccgtccagactaaaacgtcGATAACGAAGACCTAAAAGAGAGAAGTTtagaaacgctgccgaccccattttttgttttgaaactctgGAGGGCGTTGAAGTGCTGACAAGCAagaacggaggactttagaaacgatgacaaAGCCGCTCACGCTTGGCTCTCTGATTAGGtgtcataagtcatgcaaagcagacacaCCATGCTACTGACAGTTTTTGACTTGATACTTTTatgaaaatattctgtaccgtgcaaataacacttatagcctacacttatactgtgcatgtcgccgtttactttgcaacgactcccagtttcagtattctttcgccaaatcttctgtaacaaCAGAAGAGACCATCTCACGTGCtagattatatttataatatttggCGTGCTAGATATCTGTCAGGCATCGGCGATGTGtgagaaatgtgtcggggagccgttttgatgcgttgttCAGTAGTTCACACTTAACAGCTGGCGACCACTGATCAATctctgatttacccctgatcccagcctgacggtcgccgagctcgGTGTAGTGTGAACTGGGCTTAACAAGCTCGTCCTCTTGACACgtagcagagacacatacacacctcagGATGCAAGTTTTAAGGTCAAGGATGGTCATGGGCCACTTTGCCCACTCTCCAGACAAATTATTCGTCGGGGCTCTAGAGACCTTAAATCCTgtattcttgagaattttaGAGTACATAACTAAATaagccattaaaatacattttcaaaactagaaactcCTCTCCAGGGACGTCTCTAGGAATGAAAGACAGGGGGGGTTAGCCCCCAGAGTATGCGTCACTTgcatcttttgttactgtattggAACTACGCTTATGTCAACATCCAGTGAAGAAGCCAAGATGTTATAAATAAGAAACGACAAACATGCTctgttcttccatttctcctctgttcagcataagttactgTAATGTCACATGGGGTTTGGAAGCAACAGAAATTTGGGTGCATCCTTCTCCaggagttttttttatatacagtgaggaaaataagtatttgaacaccctgctattttgcaagttctcccacttaggaatcatggaggggtctgaaattgtcatcgtaggtgcatgtccactgtgagagacataatctaaaaaaaaaaatccagaaatcacaatgtatgattttttaactatttatttgtgtaataataatgtatagAGCCTATAGATATCAAGAGAATAAGATGTGAggtttttaacactattttgtaGAAATCTGTTCAATGTTTTGCTCTAAACTGCATTATACAATGTCAATAGAGTCTCTATCATCATGCATGAAATCTGTTAGCTGGGGGGAGGGggaaaataatttcctgcattctggtgaaatttcCTGCATCAAATTTGTGTGGAAACACAAACTTCAGGTGGCAGAAgccaattcaaaatctaaaactcaAGAGAActtaagtcagtgcagctctcagtcattctgtgttgctttcagatgtgtttctcctgtagatcaactttctcttgtccatttttttaatcagatttgGCACAGCTACCACAGCTAGCTTCTTTTGTGTGACCAGGattcaaagagctgctaactctggttgattaatgttaaaataactgtAGCTAACTAGCCTAGCAAAATGTTAGAAGTGTTATAACAACATAGTGTAAGTGTAACTGTAATTCAATGCTGCAACAAAGACAACATGATGCCTTTAAAAGCATCAGGTGAAAAAATGATGAACATTCCTTTAAAAAGTGGCTTTTTTAGGGACAGTATGTATGTGAGCACAAAGACGCACCTGAGCAGCACGTACGCTAAAAGGCTTTCTTTACCTCGCTGTGGCTGCTCAGGTGTGAGCAGTGAAAATAAGCAATGGAGTTTAACTTTAAATGAACCGAGTGGAACGGATTTTAAAGAAACATCTACATATATAATTTTTACAGCTGATGAATGCAGAAAGTTAAGTTGGTCAGAATATAGAAAATAtcataaaatgttataaaatttAGTTTAGGCTTTGCCTTGATGAGTAGACCAGCCAACAAATGTCAGTTgtgtgaagaaaacaaaacagccccCATTTCTTTAGACCTCtagaccactaccgacctgtagaccactaccgacctactgacctgtagactactactgacctgtagaccactaccgacctaccgaccactaccgacctactgacctgtagaccactaccgacctgtagaccactactgacctgtagaccactaccgacctactgacctgtagactactactgacctgtagaccactaccgacctgtagaccagTACTGAGCTACTGACCTGTAggccactactgacctgtagaccactaccgacctaccgacctgtagaccactaccgacctgtagaccactaccgacctaccgacctgtagaccactactgaccggtagaccactaccgacctaccaacctgtagaccactactgtcctgtagaccactactgagctac includes these proteins:
- the LOC123976539 gene encoding zinc finger protein 3 homolog isoform X3 — its product is MCAVQLLRVSVHERISAAAEDVLLRVETGEEPAEVPALRALLTERLAAAAEEIVGVFEETVAEYEARAERAEREVCRQRRLLEAVLKPEVRLHRAADIQQLSGSKEEQEWSPSLDQEDPDPLQNKEEMSLSLDQEDPDPTHIREEWSPILDQEDPEPPHIREEWSPILDQEDPEPPHIREEWSPILDQEDPEPLQNKEEMSLSLDQEDPEPTHIREEWSPILDQEDPEPPHTREEWSPILDQEDTEPLQNKEEMSLSLDQEDPDPTHIREEWSPSLHQEDPEPLHIREEWSPILDQEDTEPPHIKEEWSLSLDQEDPEPPHIKEEWSLSLDQEDPEPLHIREEWSPSLNQEDPEPTHIREEWSPSLDQEDPQPLHIKEEWSLSLDQEDPEPPHIKEEQEELWTSQEGEQLPGLEEADITKFPFTPVPVKSEEDDDEEKPQSSQLHQSQTEQMEADGEDSGGPDPARNSDLNRLSPSETEDSDDWEATTEPKSGLNSPNNKEVLVSRRTHITDKKWFSCTVCGKRFTIKTTLRIHMRTHTGEKPYSCSVCEKTFTQKGHLQRHTRTHTGEKPYGCSECGRRFTQKGDLQTHMKTHTGEKLYSCSECEKRFTLKGHLQTHMKTHTGEKLYGCSECGKRFTQKGHLQTHRRAHTGEKLFSCSECGKRFPLKGTLQTHMQTHTGEKLYSCSECGKRFTLKGTLQRHTRTHTGEKPFTCSECGKRFTQKGHLQTHKRTHTGEKPFSCSECGKRFTQKGDLQTHMKTHTGEKQYSCSECGKRFTLKGTLQTHMKTHTGEKPYGCSVCGKRFTQKGHMRAHLTTHTGEKPYDCSECGKRFTHKGDWKRHTRRHTGEKPFSCNVCDRRFNWHKLKKHKCVGEFLHGNYTGEQRGRASNQQLS
- the LOC123976539 gene encoding zinc finger protein 3 homolog isoform X1, translated to MTTGGAGHRTSELPSGRPLQNYSWESSLRPACPPDQQGALCAPPPAELRLRLASVESAESSKMCAVQLLRVSVHERISAAAEDVLLRVETGEEPAEVPALRALLTERLAAAAEEIVGVFEETVAEYEARAERAEREVCRQRRLLEAVLKPEVRLHRAADIQQLSGSKEEQEWSPSLDQEDPDPLQNKEEMSLSLDQEDPDPTHIREEWSPILDQEDPEPPHIREEWSPILDQEDPEPPHIREEWSPILDQEDPEPLQNKEEMSLSLDQEDPEPTHIREEWSPILDQEDPEPPHTREEWSPILDQEDTEPLQNKEEMSLSLDQEDPDPTHIREEWSPSLHQEDPEPLHIREEWSPILDQEDTEPPHIKEEWSLSLDQEDPEPPHIKEEWSLSLDQEDPEPLHIREEWSPSLNQEDPEPTHIREEWSPSLDQEDPQPLHIKEEWSLSLDQEDPEPPHIKEEQEELWTSQEGEQLPGLEEADITKFPFTPVPVKSEEDDDEEKPQSSQLHQSQTEQMEADGEDSGGPDPARNSDLNRLSPSETEDSDDWEATTEPKSGLNSPNNKEVLVSRRTHITDKKWFSCTVCGKRFTIKTTLRIHMRTHTGEKPYSCSVCEKTFTQKGHLQRHTRTHTGEKPYGCSECGRRFTQKGDLQTHMKTHTGEKLYSCSECEKRFTLKGHLQTHMKTHTGEKLYGCSECGKRFTQKGHLQTHRRAHTGEKLFSCSECGKRFPLKGTLQTHMQTHTGEKLYSCSECGKRFTLKGTLQRHTRTHTGEKPFTCSECGKRFTQKGHLQTHKRTHTGEKPFSCSECGKRFTQKGDLQTHMKTHTGEKQYSCSECGKRFTLKGTLQTHMKTHTGEKPYGCSVCGKRFTQKGHMRAHLTTHTGEKPYDCSECGKRFTHKGDWKRHTRRHTGEKPFSCNVCDRRFNWHKLKKHKCVGEFLHGNYTGEQRGRASNQQLS